From a single Streptomyces sp. NBC_00377 genomic region:
- a CDS encoding beta-ketoacyl synthase N-terminal-like domain-containing protein yields MSPIRVVVTGLGTAVRGLDSPEELLGGRRSDGASADPVDRLTGRGLRYKDRATKLAMVAGREALAAAALIGADGAPTVPGESVGTVVSTNFGNVDTMCETVATIARDTYLATSPMLLPATSSNVVASWLAITHGLRGANLTLCNGRTSGLDAVNWGRLLIGSGRVERALVVGVEPDNPAVRHLAPEQDEFFDGAAALVLESAASAAARGVRPLAGLGPYARRAEHTRAVADVRAGEPRAVGLWCVPEHPEGIRAPGASLGAVPGSAVHDLSALLGPSSGALGVLQCVTGTAWLAGAAPDEADAVVLASAGIGDTGRDDAAAALILTPAGSA; encoded by the coding sequence GTGAGCCCGATACGCGTCGTGGTCACCGGACTCGGTACGGCGGTCCGCGGTCTCGACAGCCCCGAAGAACTGCTCGGCGGCCGGCGGTCCGACGGGGCGTCCGCCGACCCGGTGGACCGGCTGACCGGCCGTGGCCTGCGCTACAAGGACCGGGCCACCAAGCTCGCCATGGTCGCGGGCCGCGAGGCGCTCGCCGCCGCCGCACTGATCGGGGCGGACGGCGCGCCGACCGTGCCCGGCGAGTCCGTCGGCACCGTCGTCAGCACCAACTTCGGCAACGTCGACACCATGTGCGAGACGGTCGCCACCATCGCCCGCGACACCTACCTCGCCACCAGTCCCATGCTGCTGCCGGCGACCTCCAGCAACGTGGTCGCCTCCTGGCTGGCCATCACGCACGGTCTGCGCGGCGCCAACCTGACCCTGTGCAACGGCCGTACCTCGGGCCTCGACGCGGTCAACTGGGGCCGGCTGCTGATCGGTTCGGGACGGGTCGAGCGGGCGCTCGTGGTGGGGGTGGAGCCGGACAACCCGGCCGTCCGCCATCTCGCCCCGGAACAGGACGAGTTCTTCGACGGCGCGGCCGCCCTGGTGCTCGAGTCCGCCGCTTCGGCGGCCGCGCGCGGGGTGCGGCCGCTGGCCGGGCTCGGTCCCTACGCGCGCCGGGCGGAGCACACCAGGGCCGTCGCGGACGTACGCGCGGGTGAACCTCGCGCCGTCGGCCTGTGGTGCGTTCCCGAGCACCCCGAGGGCATCCGGGCCCCCGGCGCCTCCCTCGGGGCGGTGCCGGGCAGTGCCGTGCACGACCTGTCCGCGCTGCTCGGACCCAGCTCGGGAGCGCTCGGTGTGCTCCAGTGCGTGACCGGCACGGCCTGGCTGGCGGGCGCCGCGCCGGACGAGGCCGACGCGGTGGTGCTCGCCAGCGCGGGCATCGGCGACACCGGCCGCGACGATGCGGCGGCGGCCCTCATCCTCACCCCGGCGGGGAGCGCGTGA
- a CDS encoding beta-ketoacyl synthase N-terminal-like domain-containing protein: MSWIVTGTGAVASIGSTTDEIYGSLVAGRSGLAGLRGYDRSRFRAQVAYEIDDRPAPGVDEPLRATRWLEQAVAAAAREAGLGDDLSSVPVLVGTTLRELRSVELSWRDGTQVEVEDLHFGTMLRRRFGAADTHTVANACSASLYTLALATDLLDLGQADTVVVAGVDTIAESTYGLLDRCYPEAPDRVRPFDRDRRGMLQGEGAVAVVLRREADGPGPGATVHARVRGVAVNCDAHHPSAPEAKSIAAAVREAHRRAGVGSADIDLVMLHGTGTPLNDEAESAALGSVFAGVEPSPYMTAIKSMTGHTAGASGLHSLVAAIDVMRRGSVPPIVGLDDPVESVAGFQLVRGRAVRPDEELRLAQIDSFGFGGLNAVAIVERYAEHEAAGANGATAVREERQ; the protein is encoded by the coding sequence ATGAGCTGGATCGTGACCGGGACGGGAGCCGTCGCCAGCATCGGTTCCACCACCGACGAGATCTACGGGTCGCTGGTGGCGGGCCGCAGCGGCCTCGCCGGACTGCGCGGCTACGACCGCAGCAGGTTCCGCGCCCAGGTCGCCTACGAGATCGACGACCGGCCGGCCCCCGGCGTCGACGAACCTCTGCGGGCCACCCGCTGGCTGGAGCAGGCCGTCGCTGCGGCCGCGCGCGAGGCCGGACTCGGTGACGACCTGTCGTCGGTGCCGGTCCTGGTCGGGACCACCCTGCGCGAGCTGCGCTCCGTCGAACTGTCCTGGCGGGACGGGACGCAGGTGGAGGTGGAGGACCTGCACTTCGGCACCATGCTGCGCAGGCGCTTCGGTGCCGCCGACACCCACACCGTCGCGAACGCCTGCTCCGCGTCGCTCTACACCCTGGCCCTCGCCACCGACCTGCTCGACCTCGGACAGGCCGACACGGTGGTGGTGGCCGGCGTGGACACCATCGCGGAGAGCACGTACGGGCTGCTCGACCGCTGCTACCCCGAGGCCCCGGACCGGGTGCGGCCGTTCGACCGGGACCGGCGCGGCATGCTCCAGGGCGAGGGCGCGGTCGCCGTGGTGCTGCGCAGGGAGGCCGACGGGCCCGGCCCCGGGGCCACCGTGCACGCACGGGTGCGCGGTGTCGCGGTCAACTGCGACGCCCACCACCCGTCGGCACCCGAGGCCAAGAGCATCGCCGCTGCCGTGCGGGAGGCCCACCGCCGGGCGGGGGTCGGCTCCGCCGACATCGACCTGGTGATGCTGCACGGCACGGGCACCCCCCTCAACGACGAGGCGGAGTCGGCGGCCCTCGGCTCGGTCTTCGCCGGTGTCGAGCCGTCCCCGTACATGACCGCGATCAAGTCGATGACCGGGCACACCGCCGGGGCGTCCGGGCTGCACAGCCTGGTCGCGGCGATCGACGTGATGCGGCGCGGGAGCGTGCCCCCGATCGTCGGGCTCGACGACCCCGTGGAGTCGGTGGCTGGATTCCAGCTGGTGCGCGGGCGGGCGGTGCGCCCCGACGAGGAGCTGCGGCTCGCCCAGATCGACTCCTTCGGCTTCGGCGGGCTCAACGCGGTCGCGATCGTCGAGCGGTACGCGGAACACGAGGCGGCCGGCGCGAACGGCGCCACCGCGGTGCGGGAGGAGAGGCAGTGA
- a CDS encoding beta-ketoacyl-[acyl-carrier-protein] synthase family protein, which produces MNTGMRGTDPTPRRVVVTGLGVVTSIGIGIDAFTTGLREGRGGVKPITTFDTTGFDYANGCEIADFDPAQWIHRVDPDELGRASQFSVAATRMAIEDAGLTVDEVRGRRSLVSVGTTDGESRDLDQLVETGLATGPESYDPVVARRVPAGRLSSGIVREFALEDVEAVTIPTACAAGNYAVGYGYDALRSGDVDIALVGGADALCRKTFTGFYRLGTIAPEVCQPFDKDRKGILTGEGAGILLLESLDSALARGARIYAEVLGYGLACDALHPVAPDRDSIARTIEIAHRNAGVTPDQIDFVSAHGTGTKANDITEAGAIRQIFGADAMPRTVSIKSMIGHSMGAASAVAAAACAVALTQGFIPPTVNHHETDPECGVDCVPNEAREAELNIVQNNALAFGGNNAVVILGKYRSAA; this is translated from the coding sequence ATGAACACAGGTATGCGAGGCACGGACCCCACCCCGCGCAGGGTGGTCGTCACCGGGCTCGGCGTTGTCACCAGTATCGGCATCGGTATCGACGCGTTCACCACCGGACTCCGCGAAGGACGTGGCGGAGTCAAGCCGATCACGACATTCGACACCACCGGGTTCGACTACGCCAACGGGTGCGAGATCGCGGACTTCGACCCGGCGCAGTGGATCCACCGGGTCGATCCCGACGAGCTCGGGCGGGCCAGCCAGTTCTCCGTCGCCGCCACCCGGATGGCCATCGAGGACGCGGGGCTGACCGTGGACGAGGTGAGGGGCCGCCGCTCCCTGGTGTCCGTGGGCACCACGGACGGCGAGTCCCGCGACCTCGACCAGCTCGTCGAGACCGGCCTCGCCACCGGCCCCGAGTCGTACGACCCGGTGGTCGCCCGCCGGGTGCCGGCCGGCCGGCTCTCCTCGGGCATCGTCCGCGAATTCGCCCTGGAGGACGTCGAGGCCGTCACGATCCCGACCGCCTGCGCGGCGGGGAACTACGCCGTCGGCTACGGCTACGACGCGCTGCGCAGCGGCGACGTGGACATCGCCCTGGTGGGCGGGGCGGACGCGCTGTGCCGCAAGACCTTCACCGGCTTCTACCGGCTCGGCACCATCGCCCCCGAGGTCTGCCAGCCCTTCGACAAGGACCGCAAGGGCATCCTCACGGGTGAGGGGGCCGGGATCCTCCTGCTGGAGAGCCTGGACTCCGCGCTCGCCCGGGGCGCCCGGATCTATGCGGAGGTGCTCGGCTACGGGCTCGCCTGTGACGCCCTGCACCCGGTCGCGCCCGACCGGGACAGCATCGCCCGCACGATCGAGATCGCCCACCGCAACGCGGGGGTGACGCCCGACCAGATCGACTTCGTCTCCGCGCACGGCACCGGCACCAAGGCCAACGACATCACCGAGGCCGGCGCGATCCGGCAGATCTTCGGCGCCGACGCCATGCCGCGGACCGTCTCCATCAAGTCGATGATCGGCCACAGCATGGGGGCGGCCAGCGCGGTCGCCGCCGCGGCCTGCGCCGTCGCCCTCACCCAGGGCTTCATCCCGCCGACCGTCAACCACCACGAGACCGACCCCGAGTGCGGTGTCGACTGCGTGCCCAACGAGGCCCGCGAGGCCGAGCTGAACATCGTCCAGAACAACGCGCTCGCCTTCGGCGGCAACAACGCGGTGGTCATCCTCGGCAAGTACCGGAGCGCGGCATGA
- a CDS encoding acyl carrier protein — translation MTNVTTGLDAARKQDIKEVVCDILEIDEDEVTEVSLFKEDHDADSLRAIEILAALERTQHVTIDQAELSRMVNLVGVYTVIEEASARS, via the coding sequence ATGACCAACGTGACCACCGGCCTGGACGCCGCGCGCAAGCAGGACATCAAGGAGGTCGTCTGCGACATCCTTGAGATCGACGAGGACGAGGTCACCGAGGTCAGCCTCTTCAAGGAGGACCACGACGCGGACTCGCTGCGCGCCATCGAGATCCTCGCCGCCCTCGAGCGCACCCAGCACGTGACGATCGACCAGGCCGAGCTCAGCCGCATGGTCAATCTCGTCGGCGTGTACACCGTCATCGAAGAGGCCTCCGCCCGCAGCTGA
- a CDS encoding LuxR C-terminal-related transcriptional regulator produces MLELLGLGKNPAELYRAVLAHPGLSFEDLVDNLRWPAERVRAALNECVRLSLIRPSWETPGTLRPVPPDVGLQALLARHEAEILDQQRQLTDVRVEVSRLVHEYAETQRESHHIETERIEGIDEIRSRIEEISHSCQDSLLAFHPGGGQSASSRAAGRPLSKILQGRGVVMHTIYLDSIYNDPESVDYARWLTRSGNHVRTTASLPSRMLIFDRTQAVVPIDPDDSGAGALVFRSAGILANLCELFDQVWDRAVPLSGGKRPRQPAEENELTSQERTVLRLLGEGLTDEVVARRLGVSVRTGRRITADLMGRLGAKSRFQAGMRAVESGWLGGDDDRDESLDGTADEPAESLEEIPRDASELRGSSV; encoded by the coding sequence ATGCTGGAACTGCTGGGATTGGGAAAGAACCCGGCAGAGTTGTACCGGGCGGTGCTGGCGCATCCGGGGCTTTCGTTCGAAGACCTGGTGGACAACCTGAGGTGGCCGGCCGAGCGGGTGCGTGCCGCGCTCAACGAGTGCGTGCGGTTGTCGCTGATCAGGCCCTCCTGGGAGACGCCGGGCACCCTGCGGCCGGTCCCGCCGGACGTCGGGCTACAGGCTCTGCTCGCCAGGCACGAAGCCGAGATCCTGGATCAGCAGCGGCAGTTGACGGACGTGCGTGTCGAGGTGTCACGGCTCGTCCATGAATATGCCGAGACGCAGCGGGAGTCGCATCACATCGAGACCGAACGCATTGAGGGAATAGACGAGATCCGGTCACGGATCGAGGAAATCAGCCATTCCTGCCAGGACTCGCTGCTGGCTTTCCACCCCGGCGGCGGACAGTCCGCTTCCAGCCGCGCCGCGGGCCGGCCGCTGAGCAAGATCCTCCAGGGCCGTGGCGTCGTGATGCACACCATCTATCTCGACAGCATCTACAACGACCCCGAGTCGGTCGACTACGCGCGCTGGCTGACCCGTTCGGGGAACCACGTGCGCACCACTGCCTCGCTGCCGTCCCGCATGCTCATCTTCGACCGGACGCAGGCGGTCGTGCCCATCGACCCGGACGATTCCGGGGCCGGAGCCCTGGTGTTCCGCAGCGCCGGGATCCTCGCCAACCTCTGCGAGCTCTTCGACCAGGTGTGGGACAGGGCCGTACCGCTCAGCGGCGGGAAACGGCCGCGGCAGCCCGCCGAGGAGAACGAACTCACCAGTCAGGAACGGACCGTTCTGCGCCTGCTCGGGGAAGGACTCACCGACGAGGTGGTCGCCCGCCGGCTGGGTGTCTCGGTGCGTACCGGCCGCCGGATCACCGCGGACCTGATGGGCCGGCTCGGCGCCAAGAGCCGCTTCCAGGCCGGGATGCGCGCCGTGGAGTCCGGCTGGCTCGGCGGTGACGACGACCGGGACGAGTCCCTGGACGGGACCGCGGACGAGCCCGCCGAGTCCCTGGAGGAGATCCCGCGCGACGCCTCAGAGCTGCGGGGATCATCCGTATAG
- a CDS encoding DUF2252 domain-containing protein encodes MTHNSLDGHDVRHRAPQERAALGKAARAAVPRSSHAEFSPGPGRPDPLEIIERQSAARLSDLVPIRYGRMSESPFRFYRGAAAIMASDLADTPASGLRAQLCGDAHMLNFRLLASPERRLMFDINDFDETLPGPWEWDVKRLAASLVIAGRANGFSTKQRASIVRATVRSYRESMRSFAGLGNLAVWYAQFDVASVRDRFGPDLSARGRERWAQAVTKARSRDTLQVFDKLTHVDNGRRRITPDPPLVTPLEDLLPENRRGDLEKEIRRLIERYGQSLSSDRRFLLEQYRVADMARKVVGVGSVGTRCWIVLLLGKDDEDPLFLQAKEADESVLAPHAGASAYRTQGERVVAGQRLMQATSDIFLGWERVDGIDGRRRDFYVRQLRDWKWVAVAEDMVPRGMRTFGALCGATLARAHARSGDRIAIAAYLGGGDSFDRALMTFAEHYADQNERDHEALVTAVRAGRLPAEAA; translated from the coding sequence ATGACCCACAACTCATTGGACGGGCACGACGTGCGGCACCGCGCCCCGCAGGAGCGGGCCGCGCTCGGCAAGGCCGCGCGGGCCGCCGTGCCCCGCTCCAGCCACGCCGAGTTCTCGCCCGGACCGGGGCGGCCGGACCCGTTGGAGATCATCGAGAGGCAGTCGGCGGCACGGCTGAGCGACCTCGTACCGATCCGCTACGGCAGGATGTCCGAGTCGCCGTTCCGGTTCTACCGGGGTGCCGCCGCCATCATGGCGTCGGATCTCGCGGACACCCCGGCGTCCGGACTGCGCGCCCAGCTGTGCGGGGACGCGCACATGCTTAATTTCCGGCTGCTGGCCTCGCCCGAACGCCGCCTGATGTTCGACATCAACGACTTCGACGAGACGCTGCCGGGTCCCTGGGAGTGGGACGTCAAGCGGCTGGCCGCCAGCCTGGTCATCGCGGGCCGGGCCAACGGCTTCAGCACCAAGCAGCGGGCGTCGATCGTGCGGGCCACCGTGCGGTCCTACCGCGAGAGCATGCGGTCGTTCGCCGGACTCGGCAATCTGGCCGTCTGGTACGCCCAGTTCGACGTCGCCTCGGTCCGGGACCGCTTCGGGCCGGATCTGTCCGCGCGGGGCCGCGAGCGGTGGGCGCAGGCCGTGACCAAGGCGCGTTCGCGCGACACCCTTCAGGTCTTCGACAAGCTCACCCACGTCGACAACGGCAGGCGCCGCATCACCCCCGATCCACCGCTCGTCACGCCGCTCGAGGACCTGCTGCCGGAAAACCGGCGCGGCGATCTGGAAAAGGAGATCCGCCGGCTGATCGAGCGCTACGGCCAGAGCCTCTCGTCGGACCGGCGGTTCCTCCTCGAGCAGTACCGGGTGGCCGACATGGCCCGCAAGGTCGTCGGGGTCGGCAGCGTGGGCACCCGCTGCTGGATCGTGCTCCTGCTGGGCAAGGACGACGAGGATCCACTGTTCCTCCAGGCCAAGGAGGCCGACGAGTCGGTGCTGGCCCCCCACGCGGGGGCGAGCGCGTACCGGACACAGGGCGAGCGGGTGGTCGCCGGACAGCGGCTGATGCAGGCCACCAGCGACATCTTCCTGGGCTGGGAGCGCGTCGACGGCATCGACGGCCGGCGCCGGGACTTCTACGTGCGCCAGCTGCGGGACTGGAAGTGGGTCGCCGTCGCCGAGGACATGGTGCCCCGCGGCATGCGCACCTTCGGCGCGCTGTGCGGCGCGACGCTGGCCCGGGCCCACGCGCGATCCGGCGACCGCATCGCCATCGCCGCCTACCTGGGCGGCGGCGACAGCTTCGACCGTGCCCTGATGACCTTCGCCGAGCACTACGCCGACCAGAACGAGCGCGACCACGAGGCCCTGGTCACCGCCGTCCGAGCGGGCCGCCTGCCCGCGGAAGCGGCCTGA
- a CDS encoding DUF7144 family membrane protein has translation MTTSSMHHRSATSEATAGGLVTFAGVMLFIAGVLDLFRGIMAIADDDIYVTTPNYVFKFDLTSWGWIQLVLGVIAIGVSAGLFTRATWARVVAVGIAGLLIIANFLSIPYYPVWSLTLIALYAFVIWALCIVPRDR, from the coding sequence ATGACCACGAGTTCGATGCACCACCGGTCGGCCACGTCCGAGGCAACCGCCGGCGGACTGGTGACTTTCGCCGGCGTCATGCTGTTCATCGCCGGTGTCCTCGACCTGTTCCGGGGCATCATGGCCATCGCCGACGACGACATCTACGTGACCACCCCGAACTACGTCTTCAAGTTCGACCTGACCAGCTGGGGCTGGATCCAACTGGTCCTCGGAGTGATCGCCATCGGCGTCAGCGCCGGCCTCTTCACACGTGCCACCTGGGCGCGGGTCGTGGCGGTCGGCATCGCAGGCCTGCTGATCATCGCCAACTTCCTGTCGATCCCGTACTACCCCGTCTGGTCGCTCACCCTGATCGCGCTGTACGCCTTCGTGATCTGGGCCCTGTGCATCGTCCCGCGGGACCGCTGA
- a CDS encoding MFS transporter, which translates to MPPTANTHGNPATTRIVLLTLAAGQFLMALDSSVMNVSIATVAEDVDSTVTGIQGAITAYTLVMAMLMIPGGKVGALIGRKRAFMIGSVVYGCGSLTTALAPNLPVLLIGWSLLEGIGAALILPAIVALVAGNFAVERRPAAYGLVAAAGAVAIALGPLIGGVATTYFSWRWVFAGEVVLVLGILVLARRVADATPDTRPRIDFLGAVLSALGLGIFVFGVLRSSQWGWFRPKPDAPSWLGVSPVVWLVLAGLFLIWVFLRWEARLVGRGGEPLVDPALLENKQLTGGLTMFFFQYLVQMGVFFLVPLYLSIALGLSALGTGARILPLSLTLLAAAILIPRLLPDVSPRRVVRLGILAMFAGAVVLMAALDADSGPEVVTVPLLLIGLGMGMLASQLGSVTVSAVPDEQSAEVGGIQNSVTNLGASIGTALAGSLLIGALTTSFLTGIEQNPAVPEEVRTQANAQLQSGVPFLSDAQLRKALDDADASAEVTDAALDANTEARIDGLRAALAVLALSALLALFFTHRIPTVQPGSAGR; encoded by the coding sequence ATGCCCCCCACAGCGAACACGCACGGGAATCCGGCGACGACGCGGATCGTCCTGCTGACGCTCGCCGCGGGCCAGTTCCTGATGGCGCTCGACAGCTCCGTCATGAACGTGTCCATCGCCACGGTGGCCGAGGACGTGGACTCGACGGTGACCGGGATCCAGGGCGCCATCACGGCGTACACCCTCGTGATGGCGATGCTCATGATCCCGGGCGGCAAGGTCGGCGCGCTGATCGGCCGCAAGCGGGCTTTCATGATCGGCAGCGTCGTCTACGGCTGCGGGTCGCTGACCACGGCGCTCGCCCCGAACCTGCCGGTGCTGCTGATCGGCTGGTCGCTCCTGGAAGGGATCGGGGCGGCGCTGATCCTCCCGGCGATCGTGGCGCTCGTCGCCGGCAACTTCGCCGTGGAGCGCCGCCCCGCCGCCTACGGACTCGTCGCCGCCGCCGGGGCCGTGGCCATCGCCCTGGGACCGCTCATCGGCGGCGTGGCCACGACGTACTTCTCCTGGCGCTGGGTGTTCGCCGGCGAGGTGGTCCTCGTGCTCGGCATCCTGGTGCTCGCCCGACGGGTCGCCGACGCGACGCCGGACACCCGTCCGCGCATCGATTTCCTCGGGGCCGTCCTCAGCGCCCTGGGGCTCGGGATCTTCGTGTTCGGCGTCCTGCGCTCCTCCCAGTGGGGCTGGTTCCGGCCCAAGCCCGACGCGCCCTCCTGGCTGGGAGTCTCGCCGGTCGTGTGGCTGGTGCTCGCCGGACTGTTCCTGATCTGGGTCTTCCTGCGCTGGGAGGCCCGGCTCGTCGGACGGGGCGGGGAACCGCTCGTGGATCCGGCCCTGCTGGAGAACAAGCAGCTCACCGGCGGCCTGACGATGTTCTTCTTCCAGTACCTCGTGCAGATGGGCGTGTTCTTCCTCGTACCGCTGTACCTGTCGATCGCGCTCGGTCTGTCGGCGCTCGGGACCGGTGCGCGCATCCTGCCGCTCTCGCTGACCCTGCTGGCCGCGGCGATCCTGATCCCGCGTCTCCTGCCCGACGTCTCACCGCGGCGGGTCGTGCGGCTCGGGATCCTCGCGATGTTCGCGGGGGCCGTGGTCCTGATGGCGGCACTCGACGCGGACTCGGGCCCGGAGGTCGTGACCGTCCCGCTGCTGCTGATCGGGCTGGGCATGGGCATGCTGGCCTCCCAGCTCGGATCGGTCACCGTGTCCGCGGTGCCGGACGAGCAGAGTGCGGAGGTCGGCGGCATCCAGAACTCCGTCACCAACCTCGGGGCCTCGATCGGAACGGCGCTCGCCGGATCGCTTCTGATCGGCGCGCTCACCACCTCGTTCCTGACCGGCATCGAACAGAACCCGGCGGTCCCCGAGGAGGTCAGGACCCAGGCGAACGCCCAGCTCCAGAGCGGTGTGCCCTTCCTGTCCGACGCCCAGCTGAGGAAGGCCCTCGACGACGCCGACGCGAGCGCGGAGGTGACCGACGCCGCTCTCGACGCGAACACCGAGGCGCGCATCGACGGACTGCGCGCCGCCCTCGCCGTCCTCGCGCTCAGCGCTCTGCTCGCCCTGTTCTTCACCCACCGCATCCCGACGGTGCAGCCCGGCTCGGCCGGACGGTAG